A single region of the Candidatus Methylacidithermus pantelleriae genome encodes:
- a CDS encoding DUF4388 domain-containing protein — protein sequence MAIFGTFKDLSFPDVIALVAKDSGILKVYHPRCRLTYELRIRNGTLVGMTVGGRPVENTPALRQYMMEIALEESAEFSYERVPLPREPAEFDLPVERLAGSCLAALSEPDPFVDHLPHPDTVFVVNEDAEAWLEDDLFDFWCKVYPLLQAGASGSQIQKALGLDLQEVLFQLFKLRALGLIIPYRQFEKKAHKIQPEQGVLPHAPSRPNQPDAAQPRTRPHASIGRKKGWIGRLIAALTRRWCNV from the coding sequence ATGGCCATTTTTGGGACTTTTAAAGACCTTTCTTTTCCCGATGTTATCGCATTAGTTGCGAAGGATTCGGGCATCCTCAAAGTTTACCACCCTCGGTGTCGCCTGACCTACGAACTCCGAATCCGTAATGGCACCCTGGTGGGCATGACCGTTGGGGGGCGACCCGTGGAAAATACCCCTGCTCTTCGCCAGTACATGATGGAAATCGCCTTGGAGGAAAGCGCCGAGTTTTCTTACGAGCGCGTCCCCTTACCGCGCGAGCCAGCTGAGTTTGACTTGCCGGTGGAGCGGCTTGCCGGTTCATGCCTCGCAGCCCTTTCCGAACCTGATCCCTTTGTCGACCACTTGCCCCATCCCGACACGGTCTTTGTAGTCAACGAAGACGCAGAAGCTTGGCTCGAAGACGATTTATTTGACTTCTGGTGCAAAGTCTACCCGCTTTTGCAGGCGGGAGCTTCCGGATCCCAGATTCAAAAGGCGCTGGGACTAGACCTTCAAGAAGTCCTTTTTCAACTCTTTAAACTTCGGGCACTCGGTCTTATCATCCCTTACCGCCAGTTCGAAAAGAAAGCGCACAAGATCCAACCGGAACAGGGCGTTCTCCCCCACGCGCCCTCAAGGCCAAATCAACCGGACGCGGCACAACCCAGAACGCGGCCCCATGCGTCTATTGGCCGCAAAAAAGGATGGATCGGGCGTCTTATCGCGGCCCTGACCCGGCGCTGGTGCAATGTATGA
- a CDS encoding GTP-binding protein — protein MKTSVNTLPIKILVSGPFGAGKTTFIRTLSQTEVVDTEALCTDGSIKPTTTVALDFGTIQTEEALIHLYGTPGQERFVYMWEVLCEGACGLILLVSGKHPGQFSQARKIHDFILSRLPLPFVVGVTHQDLPRVWRPPEVAGYFQLEEDQVLGLDARVAPSSWALLQRLLEKLCKS, from the coding sequence ATGAAAACATCGGTTAATACCCTACCCATCAAAATCCTCGTCTCCGGACCGTTCGGTGCTGGAAAGACGACGTTTATCCGTACCCTGAGCCAAACGGAGGTTGTTGATACCGAAGCCCTATGCACGGATGGATCCATCAAACCCACGACAACCGTGGCCCTGGATTTCGGGACCATTCAGACGGAAGAAGCTCTCATTCATCTCTATGGGACTCCCGGTCAAGAGCGCTTCGTTTACATGTGGGAAGTGCTCTGCGAGGGAGCCTGTGGTCTTATCCTATTGGTTTCCGGGAAACATCCGGGACAATTTTCGCAAGCACGAAAAATCCACGATTTTATCCTCTCCCGGCTTCCCTTGCCGTTTGTCGTGGGAGTGACGCATCAGGATCTTCCTCGGGTGTGGCGACCGCCCGAAGTCGCGGGCTATTTTCAACTGGAAGAGGACCAGGTTCTGGGGCTAGATGCTCGGGTGGCCCCCAGCTCCTGGGCTCTGCTGCAGCGCCTTTTGGAAAAGCTTTGCAAAAGCTAG
- a CDS encoding roadblock/LC7 domain-containing protein: MALADELNEILNEIRSALPEVTGAIVATSDGLSIAHSLSGGDPTRVAAMVATALGLGKRICDTLGGGQFSEASVVGTGTQIFVYAAGTKGVLSLMARPGGNVGLIHLIARDAAQKIATLLQ; encoded by the coding sequence ATGGCATTAGCTGATGAACTGAACGAAATTCTCAACGAGATTCGCAGTGCTTTACCGGAGGTAACCGGTGCCATCGTGGCCACTTCGGATGGCCTTTCTATCGCGCATTCCTTAAGTGGCGGTGATCCAACTCGTGTGGCAGCCATGGTGGCCACAGCTCTCGGCTTGGGAAAACGGATCTGTGACACGCTGGGAGGAGGCCAGTTTAGCGAAGCTTCGGTGGTGGGAACCGGTACCCAAATTTTTGTCTACGCCGCCGGAACCAAAGGAGTCCTCTCTCTTATGGCCCGTCCCGGGGGGAACGTGGGTCTCATTCACCTCATTGCTCGAGATGCAGCGCAAAAGATCGCAACTCTTCTCCAATAG